Within Anopheles nili chromosome 3, idAnoNiliSN_F5_01, whole genome shotgun sequence, the genomic segment ACGCAGCCAAACGTCAACGCCGGTTCGACCCACTGAACGCAATTTGACAACTTCCGGCATTTTGTCTTttgtagttttcttttcgccctaAACTATCAAGATGGTAAGTAACGTGCGTGGAGTTTTGGAGTGAATAATTAGAAATTGGCCTGCAAAACATCGTTAAATGTGCCTGCATTCTCCATCAACAATGGCTCGATATGCCGGAGACTGCATTAGGCGTGTTTGGAGCTGAAATATTGATGATTTGTGTGAGAAATGAGACATGCCGATGTGCCACATTGTTGATATGCAATCGCCGGACGGAAGCGACATCGCGAGCGTCTTTATGAGATGTATTCTGTTTCTTAGCTGTTGTAAATAGTTCGATTAAGATGATACTCAATGGTATGTGAGTTTGTTACTGCAACACAATCATGTGTGTAACGGAGAAAAgttgttatttttcgttcactgTAAAGTGATGTGTAGCAATGTTCCCGAGGACAGCAGGTTAGGGACAATTCGACGTTGCAGTAGGCCAATTTCAAACACTCCAAAGCATCCTTTAATTAACGGTCTGTTGAGCGTATCTAATCATCTTCTGTTCTCTTCTAGGCGCGCGGACCGAAGAAACATTTGAAGCGTTTGAATGCTCCACGAGGATGGATGTTGGACAAGACCGGCGGTACCTTCGCGCCGCGTCCGTCCACCGGCCCACACAAGCTGCGCGAGTCGCTGCCGTTGGTGATCTTCCTGCGTAACCGGCTGAAGTACGCGCTGACCAACACCGAGGTCACGAAGATCGTGATGCAGCGTCACGTCAAGATTGACGGCAAGGTCCGCACTGACCCGAACTATCCGGCCGGATTCATGGGTAGGTACCACCGGTAACGGAACGGAAGGGTTGTGTAGTGTTTGGTGGTTGTTATACGTGCAGTGCAGGAGTATCGTGGTGGAGATGATACCGTGGCCTTATCGAAGCGTGTTGGCAGCGAATTTAAACGCGCCGCTCGTCATAAAACCGGCCCAGAATGAATTCTCTCCATCGACGGTCATTGAAGGCTCAAGTAATATCGGTGGCCTATCAATAACAAAACTGAAGGAGAAACAGTACACCAGAAAATAATATGAAGTGGAACATTCGGTGTGGGAACATCGTTTGGCGAATTTTTATTCCAGCATACTGCAGTGTGTTGCCCCAGGATACGGTGCAAATTGTTTGGCCTTATCGAAGCGGGTTGACAGCGAACTCTCTAGCGTCGTCCGTCATTAAACTGGCCTAGAGCAAACACTCCGTCGACGGTCATTGAAGGTCTTGATAATTGATGGCCTACCAATAACAAATTTGACGGAGGATAGTTATTATTGATTAGATTATTGTGCTGTATTCAAAAATGGATTCGCACGATGAAGAATGCGATGAACAGATGGGAATTTATGCAGTAGTATAGGGGTTTATAGGGTTTATAGGGGGGTAGTAGTATAGGGGTTATAGGGGCTCGTTCGTTTAATTAACATTGTCACTCTTCTGTTCACTTTCTGCAGATGTCATCAACATCCACAAGACCGGCGAGTACTTCCGTCTGATCTACGACGTGAAGGGCCGTTTCACGGTACATCGCATCACTTCGGAGGAGGCCAAGTACAAGCTGCTGAAGGTGAAGCGTGTCCAGATCGGACCGAAGCGTGTGCCGTACCTGCTGACGCACGATGGTCGCACCATCCGCTACCCGGATCCGATCATCCACCAGCACGACTCGATCCAGTACGACATCGCCACCGGTAAGGTGCTGGATGTGCTCAAGTTCGAGCCGGGCAACCTGTGCATGATCACGGGCGGAAGAAATTTGGGTCGTTGCGGTACGGTGATCCTGCGCGAGAAACACCCGGGATCGTTCGAGATCGTGCACGTGAAGGACACGACGGGCCATGTGTTCGCGACGCGTCTCTCGAACGTGTTCATCATTGGCAAGAGCACCAAGGCATACATCTCGCTGCCGAAGGGCAAGGGTGTGAAGCTGAGCATTGCCGAGGAGCGCGACCGACGACTGGCCAACAAGGCTGCCCAGTAAAGTTACTGCTGCGCGTCCCGTGAAGAGTGAGCCTGGCCGAAGGGTGTCCACCAGGGCGAACAATTCCGTGTTGGTTTGATTGAAAGAGGAAGGATGTGTTCCATTTGAATGTCTAGATCCGTTTCAAATGTTGGAACAAAATAAAGTCTAgaatatacaaaaaaacctTTGATCTCGActattatttctatttttcgtTCCCATATGTGTGAAAGGCTTAGGAAAATGATTGTTTCAACGGCTCAAGGAGTGAACAGTATGATAGTCTCTTCGTGTTCAACTAGGAATCGTTTGGGCACGGTAATTGGAATGGAACCAGGCGATTCAGTCCGTGAAGTTCTGTAAAGCCATCCCCAGGGACAGAATAGATCGTTGAACGCATCGCGTTTAATCTCCGTAAACAAGACTGGATGGCGGTTGTAGAAATAACTGCTGTGATGCTAATTAGAACATAATTTTATGCCCCTTAAAATATTACTAGTAGTTCAACACGCACATCGCTATGTATAAGCACAGTCTGCTGATAGGTGCAGCAATAATACAATACAAAATGGTATCGTCTTGCCGATGGGATTAAGAACATTTCGGAAATGGTTCCGTAGCCAGTCCCATGATAAGATACGTCTAACGTTAATCGACACATGCGAATGGTGCGattgttttcttctcctgACGTAGCAGGATTTCCCACCTTGTGAGGTGAACATTGATGAGCGCAAGAGAAAGGGCATTGTATTTCCTAAAAGGCCTAACAGTGGCGAAGATATCTTATCTACAAACGCTAGCTTTGGGCTATACTATTTAAACCAAATCGGCACGCTTACAGCTCGTTTCCGATCAGTCGTGTTTTAGCGCAAGGGTCAACTATGGCGATAAAGTCGTTGCTCGTGGTGGCACTGCTGGTAGGCAGTTGTTTGGCCAGTTGGGAGGAGGATCTGTACCTGTCGAAGCGTCGCCTACCGCGAGGTCTGGTGCCACCGATCGTCCCACCACCCAACGGTCGCATCGTTGGAGGTTCCGAGGTCAACATCGCTAACTTCCCGTTCCAGCTGTCTCTGCGTCAGAATGGAGCCCACATTTGCGGTGCTTCAGTGATCTCTAGCAACTACGCTCTATCGGCTGCCCACTGTACCTTCCCGGCACCACCAGTCACGGCGGTAGGATCCTCGAATCCTTTTCAATCGCTCACCCACATTGGCTAACTTGTCCTGATTCCTAAACAGATCACACTCCGTGGTGGAAGTTCCGACCGCACTGCTGGAGGAGTTCTCTTCCAGGCAGCGGAAATCATCAACCATCCGTCGTACTCGGACGCCAGCCTGGACTTTGACGTGTGTGTCATCCGTATCACGACGTCCTTTATTGGAGCCAACATCGCTGCAATCCCGTTGGCCCCAGAGGGCACGGACTACCCGGCTGGAACGCGTACAGTTGTTTCGGGCTGGGGTTTGACCAGTCCCATCGGTTCGCTACCGTTGAACCTGATGGCGGTCGATTTGCCGCTTATCTCGCAGGATGGTTGCCGCAGTTTCTGGGGCGCGGCTAGTCTCACCGATAAGTAAGTAACGAGTTGCGTCTAGGAGTTGTGTGCGTGAAGTTGCGGGTTGAGTATTAACGTGTTGCGAATGTTTCCAGCATGATCTGTGCCAGTGAGTCGGGCCGAGACGCATGCAATGGTGATAGTGGAGGTCCGCTGACCAACAACGGTCGCCAGATCGGTATCGTGTCCTGGGGATCGCCCTTGTGCCAGGGTAACCTGCCGGGAGTGTATGCCCGTGTTGCTGCACCAggcattcgttcgttcattcgtgAGACCACAAACGTATAAAGCTGTAAATGTAGTATTTTGACCATCTATCTAGCTTATGTAACGGTTTGTTGGAAAGAACATGATCATATCGGGagtttaaatacaaaaaaaagttatagTTGGAATTGAGAAAGACAACGTTTCTACGAAAAAATGATCTTGAAAACACTTTTCTGTGCGTTTTCATAAATAGAGCAAAGTAAAGGTGACTGCAGCATGCTGCAGTTGGAAATACAAAATGGTGATATTATCTAGTTTCAGGCAAGATAGCAAAAGTCTCCGCTGGGTTATTAGGCGAAAAGCCTGTTATTATATGACGTAAGCGTGTTGTGATATGACGTAAGCGCTCCATCACAGGtaaaccaggcgcctccaccacgtGACGTATGCGACCCAGATTGAACATCCCGAAACACGTGGCGTTGTTAAAAAAGAGTAATAAAATACATATATTTGTATGACACTTCTATCACAAAGATAACATGGGTGCGCACTTTCCAAAACGGGCTGTCCGACAAGTGTCCTGGTGGCAAACGGGAGGGGGGATGCGGTCGAACCACGTGGCCCGAGCCACGTGTTGTTGAGGCCGGATGGGATGTGtgatcgacaaaaaaatggccgctggctgcggttgtgtgtttgatataatgtgtttttttgtcgaaaCAATAGAAATAGGTGTATATTTACAGAGTCAAACAAGCGAATGAAATCGTTCTCCGGAAGGGCTATCTCCACTTGGGACAAAGATCGAAGATCAGTCCCCATTCGCGGCACGGCACCGGTGTCTAGGATGGCGCGTGTGCTCTGCACGCACTCACCGAAAATAAATAGTAGTAAAacgtacaaaacaaacaaacaaaaataaagtgGTTCGCCTCTTGGTTCGCTTGACGTGTCCTTCCGAGTCTAATGACGTGCAGACAGCATGCAATGGGTGCCATAAACGtataaacgcaaacaaaaaaaggatatctTCAACAACGGCTCGCGCGAACAAGCCCACGATGGCCACCGGTCCCAAGGATCCGGTCCAGGTGCGCGAgtccttttcgcttttcatgcAATATCGAGTGCTTTCGGATGAGTGTGTTTCGGAGGATGTACTGGATGAGAGTGGGGAATGCAGGACGTTTCTGTACAGTGAAGCAAACGCAGCGCAATCGTCCTGCCGGGCTAGCGCGCCAGGGCAGGGAATGCACCTTACGCCTTCACGGTGTCACGCTTGCCAAGGACCTTCGTGGCGTGCACTTGGTCCCGGCTGTTGGTAACGGTGGCGTGGAATCCGGTGGCCCAGTCGGCGTAGTAGTCGACCGTACGCACGTTACCGTCAGGCTCCACCAGCGAGTACTGGCCACGGACGACATCACCGTCGCGCTCCTCCTTCTGGTGCTTGATATCACCGGTCAGCGGATCGTTCACTCCATACTCGAAAGCGTAACGGGCATTATCGTCCTGcgcaaggaaggaaaaagatGAACTCAAACAATGAACGGATTGCCTGATCGCTAGCTGTCACTCGTCGCGAAGTCGATCTGTCAAACAAACTGACAGCATCTCTCGAGTGGTTCCGGATACTTACGTAGTGTTCCACGTACTTCTCAGCAACCGTCTTGACGACGGTGGTAGGAGCAACGGTCTTGACAACAGTAGCCGGAGCAGTGTAAGCGGTAGTGAGAgctggagcagcagcagcataacgGTAGCCATCGTAATGGGCGGCAGAAACCGCGGGACCAGCGGCATAGTATCCGTGGGCAGCTCCAGAAGCAGCGTATCCTGCAACAGCACCAGTGGTGTATCCTGCAACGGCACCAGTGGCGTACTTCGTGACAGCCGGGCTAACGGCATAAGAAGAGTAAGCCGGTCCAGCGCTGTAAGCAGCAACGGCAGGAGTGGTCAGGACCTTCGATACAGTCGGGGCGACCGAGTACGAGGAGTAAGCCGGTCCGGCACTGTACGCAGCAACGGCTGGGGTTGAGTAGACCTTCGACACGGCTGGTACAGCACTGTAAGCGGTCACAGCCGGAGTAGCGACAACCTTGGAGACAGCCGGGACAGCGCTGTAGGCAGCCACAGCTGGAGTGGAGTACACATTCGACACAGCTGGGACAGCACTATAAGAGGCTACGGCGGGAGTTGAGTAGACCTTCGACACAGCCGGAACAGCGCTGTATGCGGATACGGCAGGAGTAGAGTAAACCTTGGAGACCGCCGGAACAGCGCTATAGGAGGCCACGGCCGGAGTAGCAACAACCTTCGAGACGGCTGGGCTCAAAGAGTACGACGAGTAGGCAGGTCCGGTGCTGTACGCAGCGACAGCTGGAGAGGCCACTACCTTCGAGACAGCCGGGGAAACAGAGTAGCCTGAGTAGGCCGCACCGGTGGTGTAAGCGGACACAGCCGGACCAGCACTGTACGAAGCGACGGCCGGTCCGTAAGCTACCTTAGAGACAGCTGGTGCAGAGACGTACGCAGTCGAGACAGCCGGAACGGCGGCAACCTTAGCCACGGCAGGAGCAGCAGACACGTACGAGGCATAGCCCGGGCTGGACACTACCTTCGAGACTGAGGGTGTGGCGTAGTACGAGGAGACAGCCGGTGAGGACACGTACTTGCTGACGGCTGGGGTGTAAGCGTGAGCTGAGTATGGTGCCACGTAGCTACTGACAGCTGGAGCATAGGCCACTCCGGAAGTGGCATACTTGGTGACGGTCGGTGCGGACACGTACGCCGTGGAAACGGCTGGGGCAGATGCGTACTTGGTGACGGCGGGAGCGGCGTAGTAGGAAGCGACTGCCGGAGCAGCGGACACAACCGTCTTCGTGACGGCTGGGGCAGCATAAGCCAGGTTGGAGGTTGTAGCGTATGAGCTGGCATAGCCGGCGGCCGGGGCAGCATAAGCGACCTTGGCAGCTGGAGCATAAGCGGCGTAACCAACGGCTGGTGTGTATGAGGCTACTTTAGCGGCCGGGGCATAGCTGGCGTAGGTTGCGGCCGGGGCATAGCTTGCGTAGGCCTTCGTGACTGGAGCATAAGACGCAGCATAACCGTAGGATGGCGCAGCATAAGTAGCGACCTTGGCGGCCGGAGCGTAACTGGCGTAGGtggcagcaggagcagcataGGTGGCAACCTTGGCAGCTGGAGTATAGCTGGCATAGGACGTGGCAGGAGCGTAGCTGGCGCTGACTACCTTCGCGACTGGAGCGGCGGCATAGCTGACGGCTGGGGCAGCTGCGTAACTGACGGCTGGGGCGGCTGCAACATACTTGCTGACGGCAGGAGCAGCGGCCACGTAGGAAGCAACAGCTGGCGAGGAGGTGTACGTGGCAACGGCCGGAGTGGCGGCGTATTTTGTGACAGCTGGAGCGACGTACGACGAGACGACTGGAGCAGCTGAGTAGGACTTGACGACCGGAGGCAGATACTCCTTCGTGACGTAAGCCGGAGCAGCACTTGTCAGGACCTTGCTTACAACGGGCTGAGCGTAGACGGGTTCAGCCACCGTCTTGGTGTAGCTGACACTGGATGGAACCACCGAGGCATAGGAGGTGATGGGTGACTTATCAGCGTACACAACTCCAGCGGTTTTGGTGGCGTAGGTGACGGCAGGAGCGGCCGCAACCGTCTTCACACCTGCTTCGTAGCTCGTCAGCTTCAGCTCCTCACCGGACGTGCCATACGCGCTGTAGGCCGGGGATGATTCGTACGAACTGTAGGAAGGACCCACCGAGGCGTACTTCACCTCACCATCGACGGCGTAGGACGAGAAGCCGGGTGTCACACTGACCGAGTTGACAGCTTTACCAACTGACAGCTGCACAGTAGGCGCTGGGTAGGAGTATCCACTAACATGTCCGCTTGGCGGACAATCCGGAGCCGGGCTGGCCAGGCCGGACGCAGCCAGACAGGTGGCGACAAGGACTGCGGCGAAAAACTGTGGAGAAATTcccggaaaaaaaccccagaaCCAGCGAGAACTTTCGTTAGAAGGTGTTGTCTAGGAGTTTTAAGGATGTGACCAAAGATGTCGCTAGAGGGCGCTTTGTCAACAGAAATCCCAGCAGTGCGTGCGATTGGATTGCGTTAGAAGAATGAAACAGTTCTTGGACCCCTGCGTTGTGACCTCTTTCCTTTGGCCCCCGTCGACAGGGCTAGTTGGCAAGTTGGCGCCCAATCTCTCGTCACACGCTGACCGTTTGGAACTCCCCCCGAAGGGCCGTTGCAACCCCTTTGCGATCGCGATTGCTTGCGCGATCGTTGCCGACTGGTTAACGAACTTGTTTTTACACCCGTCTGACCAAATTGGAGCAGTGGCAACCGCAGATCCGACCAACCGACGGGTCGACCGTCATGCAGACATGTGACATTCGCGTCTGTGAACATCGACCATGCGCGTGCAATGTCACTCTATGCGAGAGCTGCGCACCTCAGTGACGATTCAATTAAGGCACACTGTTTATGGTGCGTGCGGTTTAACCCCCGTTGCCAAATATTCTTTCTCCCCAGGGCAGCTGGGCGCGAAAGGGCGCGCTAGAAACTGGTTTCTAATTAAATTCCCAACTACACCGGCGACGGTTCTCGCCACATGTGCCACCGGGCACGGAATGAGCGGGTTTCGGTTTGGAATCGACTACACGAcgtttgatttaaaaatagataATGATATGCTGCTGCTCGGTGAGCTGGAATGATAATTGCCGCTTTTCAAACCATTTGCCCGCGGGATGAATGTTGCAAGAAGTGCAACAAACTAGCTGTACGAATTGGACATGACCTCTTTTTCCTTGGTTTTTAATCTATCAAGTCGTTTCTATATGGTTTT encodes:
- the LOC128727224 gene encoding 40S ribosomal protein S4, giving the protein MARGPKKHLKRLNAPRGWMLDKTGGTFAPRPSTGPHKLRESLPLVIFLRNRLKYALTNTEVTKIVMQRHVKIDGKVRTDPNYPAGFMDVINIHKTGEYFRLIYDVKGRFTVHRITSEEAKYKLLKVKRVQIGPKRVPYLLTHDGRTIRYPDPIIHQHDSIQYDIATGKVLDVLKFEPGNLCMITGGRNLGRCGTVILREKHPGSFEIVHVKDTTGHVFATRLSNVFIIGKSTKAYISLPKGKGVKLSIAEERDRRLANKAAQ
- the LOC128727308 gene encoding trypsin-7-like, with the protein product MAIKSLLVVALLVGSCLASWEEDLYLSKRRLPRGLVPPIVPPPNGRIVGGSEVNIANFPFQLSLRQNGAHICGASVISSNYALSAAHCTFPAPPVTAITLRGGSSDRTAGGVLFQAAEIINHPSYSDASLDFDVCVIRITTSFIGANIAAIPLAPEGTDYPAGTRTVVSGWGLTSPIGSLPLNLMAVDLPLISQDGCRSFWGAASLTDNMICASESGRDACNGDSGGPLTNNGRQIGIVSWGSPLCQGNLPGVYARVAAPGIRSFIRETTNV
- the LOC128724954 gene encoding paternally-expressed gene 3 protein, with the protein product MKFFAAVLVATCLAASGLASPAPDCPPSGHVSGYSYPAPTVQLSVGKAVNSVSVTPGFSSYAVDGEVKYASVGPSYSSYESSPAYSAYGTSGEELKLTSYEAGVKTVAAAPAVTYATKTAGVVYADKSPITSYASVVPSSVSYTKTVAEPVYAQPVVSKVLTSAAPAYVTKEYLPPVVKSYSAAPVVSSYVAPAVTKYAATPAVATYTSSPAVASYVAAAPAVSKYVAAAPAVSYAAAPAVSYAAAPVAKVVSASYAPATSYASYTPAAKVATYAAPAATYASYAPAAKVATYAAPSYGYAASYAPVTKAYASYAPAATYASYAPAAKVASYTPAVGYAAYAPAAKVAYAAPAAGYASSYATTSNLAYAAPAVTKTVVSAAPAVASYYAAPAVTKYASAPAVSTAYVSAPTVTKYATSGVAYAPAVSSYVAPYSAHAYTPAVSKYVSSPAVSSYYATPSVSKVVSSPGYASYVSAAPAVAKVAAVPAVSTAYVSAPAVSKVAYGPAVASYSAGPAVSAYTTGAAYSGYSVSPAVSKVVASPAVAAYSTGPAYSSYSLSPAVSKVVATPAVASYSAVPAVSKVYSTPAVSAYSAVPAVSKVYSTPAVASYSAVPAVSNVYSTPAVAAYSAVPAVSKVVATPAVTAYSAVPAVSKVYSTPAVAAYSAGPAYSSYSVAPTVSKVLTTPAVAAYSAGPAYSSYAVSPAVTKYATGAVAGYTTGAVAGYAASGAAHGYYAAGPAVSAAHYDGYRYAAAAPALTTAYTAPATVVKTVAPTTVVKTVAEKYVEHYDDNARYAFEYGVNDPLTGDIKHQKEERDGDVVRGQYSLVEPDGNVRTVDYYADWATGFHATVTNSRDQVHATKVLGKRDTVKA